Proteins co-encoded in one Nostoc sp. C052 genomic window:
- a CDS encoding IS5 family transposase: protein MYRKEESTPIAVEKFELPFEGKLSEDNRWVMMANLIPWKEFESEYSSLFSPEMGAPAKSFRMALGALIIKEKLGISDRETVEQIKENPYLQYFIGMSSYSNETTFDASMLVHFRERISAELVNKVNQQMVKKMLETTSSQEAEKKTEESGKEGNKPKNRGKLILDATCAPSDISYPTDLELLNQARKQTEKIIDSLYEQIKGQLEKKPRTYREIARRDYLEVAKKRRVSQKERTKAIRKQLQYIKRNFSHIEQLILLGATLENLANRQYKMLLVVTELYRQQLWLYENKKQSIDDRIVSLSQPHIRPIVRGKAGKAVEFGAKLSASCFDGYAFLDHISWDNFNESGDLKTQVESFKNYTGYYPESVHVDKIYRTRENRAWCKERGIRISGSPLGRPQKTISKEKKKQALEDERIRNSIEGKFGQAKRRFSLNRVMAKLSHTSETVIAITFLVMNLSTHLSWLFSAFLCLFLKTTSFFRSNIIRAYDFTIYTQEKLMFVPCLNN from the coding sequence ATGTACCGAAAAGAAGAATCAACTCCAATTGCAGTGGAAAAGTTTGAACTTCCATTTGAGGGAAAGTTATCGGAAGATAATCGTTGGGTAATGATGGCTAATTTAATCCCCTGGAAAGAATTTGAATCAGAATATTCTTCATTGTTTTCTCCAGAGATGGGAGCACCCGCAAAATCATTTCGGATGGCATTAGGGGCATTAATAATCAAAGAAAAGCTAGGGATAAGCGACAGGGAAACAGTAGAACAAATTAAAGAAAACCCTTATTTACAGTATTTTATAGGGATGTCGTCTTATAGTAATGAGACGACATTTGACGCATCAATGCTAGTACATTTTCGTGAAAGAATTAGTGCTGAATTGGTCAACAAAGTGAATCAACAAATGGTGAAGAAGATGCTAGAAACAACATCTTCTCAAGAGGCTGAAAAAAAAACCGAAGAATCAGGAAAAGAAGGTAATAAGCCAAAAAATCGCGGTAAGTTAATATTAGATGCTACTTGTGCGCCCAGTGATATCAGCTATCCGACAGATTTAGAGCTACTAAATCAAGCCAGAAAGCAAACAGAAAAAATTATAGACTCTCTTTATGAACAGATAAAGGGTCAATTAGAGAAAAAGCCGAGAACTTATCGTGAAATCGCCAGACGTGACTACTTAGAAGTAGCTAAAAAACGCCGTGTATCACAGAAAGAAAGAACGAAAGCGATAAGAAAACAACTTCAGTATATTAAAAGAAATTTCTCACATATTGAGCAGTTAATCTTGTTAGGGGCAACTCTAGAAAATTTAGCTAACAGGCAATATAAGATGTTGCTTGTAGTCACAGAACTCTATCGTCAACAATTATGGTTGTATGAAAATAAAAAGCAGAGCATTGATGACCGGATTGTAAGTTTAAGCCAACCACATATCCGTCCAATTGTCCGAGGAAAAGCGGGTAAAGCCGTGGAATTTGGGGCTAAACTGTCTGCTAGTTGCTTTGATGGATATGCATTTTTAGACCATATTAGTTGGGATAACTTTAATGAATCAGGAGATTTGAAAACACAAGTAGAATCATTTAAAAATTACACTGGGTATTATCCAGAGTCCGTTCATGTTGATAAAATTTATCGGACAAGGGAGAATCGAGCTTGGTGCAAAGAACGAGGTATTAGAATTAGTGGTTCTCCTTTAGGTAGACCTCAGAAGACTATTAGTAAGGAAAAAAAGAAGCAAGCTTTAGAAGACGAAAGGATTCGTAATTCTATTGAGGGAAAGTTTGGACAAGCTAAAAGAAGATTCAGCCTGAATAGAGTGATGGCGAAACTTTCTCATACTTCGGAAACTGTAATTGCTATTACTTTTTTAGTGATGAATCTATCTACTCATCTGTCATGGTTATTTAGCGCTTTTTTGTGTCTATTTTTGAAAACTACATCTTTTTTCCGCTCTAATATTATTAGGGCTTATGATTTTACTATTTACACGCAAGAAAAACTTATGTTTGTTCCTTGCTTGAATAACTAA
- a CDS encoding HU family DNA-binding protein translates to MNKGELVDVVAAKTNITKKQADEIISAFLSVVTEAVANGDKVTLVGFGSFERKERSEREGLNPKTKEKITIPATRIPAFSAGKAFKEKVAP, encoded by the coding sequence ATGAATAAAGGCGAATTAGTGGATGTTGTAGCAGCAAAGACCAACATCACAAAAAAGCAAGCTGATGAAATCATCAGTGCTTTTTTGTCAGTCGTTACTGAGGCTGTAGCGAATGGGGATAAGGTAACGCTGGTAGGCTTTGGCTCATTCGAGCGAAAGGAACGCTCCGAACGTGAAGGGCTGAATCCAAAAACTAAAGAGAAAATTACGATTCCAGCTACCAGAATACCTGCATTTTCTGCTGGCAAGGCGTTTAAAGAAAAAGTAGCGCCATAG